Proteins encoded within one genomic window of Arachis ipaensis cultivar K30076 chromosome B08, Araip1.1, whole genome shotgun sequence:
- the LOC107611095 gene encoding uncharacterized protein LOC107611095: protein MLNFDNQAAGERRLLQLNELEEFRNQAYENTKIYKKNTNKWHDQKLARREFVEGQKVLLYNSRLKFFPGKLKSRWSGPFTILKVSPYSHVELMEDKTQRTFTVNSHRLKHYLGNTLDEKRVSYNLN, encoded by the coding sequence atgttgaACTTTGATAATCAAGCCGCTGGGGAAAGAAGGCTACTACAACTCAATGAGCTAGAAGAATTCAGAAATCAAGCTTATGAGAATACCAAGATttacaagaaaaacacaaataaaTGGCATGATCAAAAGCTAGCAAGAAGAGAGTTTGTAGAAGGTCAAAAAGTGCTGCTATACAATTCAAGGCTCAAGTTCTTCCCAGGGAAGCTAAAGTCAAGATGGTCTGGACCCTTCACAATCCTCAAGGTGTCCCCGTATAGTCATGTAGAGCTTATGGAGGACAAGACACAGAGGACTTTCACTGTCAATAGCCACAGGCTCAAGCACTACTTGGGGAACACATTGGATGAAAAGAGAGTGAGCTATAACCTCAACTGA